The Magnolia sinica isolate HGM2019 chromosome 11, MsV1, whole genome shotgun sequence DNA window TTTTATTCAGCCACAAATGCAAACCATTCTTCTTCCCAGCAAATATTGCCACAAGCAAGGTTTGAAATGGGTGTGTTACATAATGTATCATCACCACCGGTACCTTTACATATCCCTGTATTGGGTTGTTTCGGGCCGATACACCCGTATTGTTATGGGCAATAGCAGTACGTATCAGGCGATGCATACCAGCTTCAGACAATAATTTAAACCTTGACCGCAAGTTGCATAGTTACTCTTTTGTATCTGCACAGTTCACATGCAGATTGAGTTGGTTCAGTCATGCACAACAAAGACCAAAAGATGGCCCAGATAAGGATGGGAAAGAGAGGATGAGAAGACCTAAAAGGACTTTGGATCAAGGTGGTGAGAATAGGTCATGAAAGCTTGTTCACACACTGAGAATGTTAACGCCTCAGATAGGAATAACTGGCAATACATGGTCTACGAAGCCAATTCCCAAATAGCAGGGACAAgcctatgataatgatgatgattggatatcaaatgggccttatatcatAACCAAGAACGTATTCATGAGTAAACCACAAATATATAAAAAACACGAGTACAAGTGTGTATAGAAGtaaggatggatggtgttggaAGTATACACacaaagggcctgtttggatgtaccaTCGAAACCATTGTTTGGAGATGAAACCTTGAAATGACAGTTTGCGGCCTGTTTGGAAACCCACCCGAGACTGCCGGTTTCAAAATCACTCGATGAAATAGGCGCAATAAAGCCCACTCACTGAATACCATTTGGATTAGTTTTCGCCAAGTCTACAAAAACGTTGCTTATGCAGGAGAAGCTTTGCAGAAGTTGCTTCCAAATGGGCAATAATTACATTTTCTTATTATCTTGGGCAGAAGAGCTGTTTCATTTATGCGACAATtatctcttttttccctttttctttttttgtatttttaattatttgtgtGCCCTGTGCTTAGTGGTGTGCTTGGCAACTGCCCCTCCATGACCCTCCTTTCCTTATTTGCCCTTTCAGGGGTGCATCTATTAGTTGGGTTAGACCTGTTGGCATCCAGATCCTGGCAAAAGAAGAAAGTTGATGTCCGGTAGGCGATTGATCCCAATCTTCCAATTAAAGGCTGACCACAAATTATTCGGAGAAAGgctaagaagaaaatggaaacaATGATAAATCAAAGATCGACCCAACGTCCAAAATTGCGAATAGATACTAGAATTTCTAGGTTAACAGCGATTATGCATCTGCATGTTCTCAGCAGAAGAAAACTTATCCTCTACCAGATTTCAAGGATGAAAAATATGTGCACACACCACATGGATAATATCAGATGTAGTTACAGAATAATCCATGCAAAAGGATTAAAACATACCATCTCTTGCTATTTCTCCTCCACTTCTTTATCATAGAATCTGTGATCAAGTCTGGACCAAGAAAACGGCACCTAGCAAAACTTAACAGCCAGTTATGGAAGAGCAATGCTAAGATCACAGACGTGAGCTGAACAGAGGGCTTCACAGAAAATGTGCTGACATGGgacacatgtcaaagatccatcTTCTgtatgccctggcccaaaaatcaggctgacccacTCATCGTGTATGcccacacatgcacacaaatATTGAATGTTGCTCGTCTGTCAACCTCCATTCTTTTTGCATGTGTCACCCTCACCAACCTAATGAGCAGATTGGCAGGATGACCCACTCTATCATGTAGGCCTACATATGCACACAAATATGGAATGCCACTCGTCTGCCAACCCCTATTCTTTTTGCATGTTTTGCCCTCACCCACCTAATGAGCAGATTCGCACTATTTTTTGGGCCAAGGAATCTGAAAGAATAGGACACGGTGGCTTGATCTTGCTCACATATACCACATGCCACATGCCAGAGATGAGTACCAAAGAAATGTAATCGCTCAACTTCATTTAGCATTGATAACACTAAACATATCCTAGCAGATGCAGTACTCAATTTCAAGAAGAATCTTACTCTGGCAAAGACCTCGAGTTGCAAGGATTTATATATAACAAAAGGTAGCAATCATTTCCTAAATGAATTGACACAATCGAACATTATTAATAGGATCAGTAGTAATGGATgattgaaaagaaaaggaaaagctgACATTGCATGGGCAAACAACAAGCCCTCACCAAGGCAGATTTGGCGAAACGATGAAGCATGAGATGACTGTCTTGGATCAACAACCCAGAGAGCCCTGTCAATATCATCCAAGGTAGACCAAAATTCCTGCAAATTCTCCAAATGCTGGGGTACAGTTGTACAGTGGTGCAGATTCGTGACAAAATGCAGGAATTCATGAGAGAGAGAATAACCGATATCCCAACATAGAGAGGAAAAGTCTTTAGACGAGCAAAATTGCTTTCCTTTTAGACACTTCTTACAAGCTTGGCTTGAAATACCTCACTGAACTGGCGCACAACATCTTTCAGTCTTGAGTGTGCTGACCATTGTAATTCACAAACATAAGGTATATCCTAAATAAGAAACCAATATAGATTTAGATACGGAACATCATTTTAGCTAAGATATTGCAGTCTGTATATATTAAAAAATGGCCTTGAATATGAAGAATCTTCCTAAGATGTCCATTGGGAGGATTCTTTGTATTCAAGGGTTCAAACAACTGGATTCAAGTAGGAGAAAATTGCTGAAAAACATGACTAGCAGAAGAATCTTATTGGGTCATCCACAAATATGTATTTGATTCTTCTATCACACAATTCTCCTATTAAGAATGGCATTGAAAAGGCAAACCTTTCATCTCTAATAATAACATGGTTGAAAAGGTCCTGGGCAGTTGGGCCTTTTTGGGTACGTgggcaagaaaagaaaaagaagtaataCATGTGCATGATTATTTCCATGAGCAcaattgaaacatggattccattttcaagggttttaatgggatagcaagtggaaatctcatatttgTGAGACAACGGTAACTTTGTGTCTTATGCTAGAGAATTTGACTACGGAAAGGCCAATAATTGCTATATGGTATCCAATATCTTCTTTACTATCCAAACAATACTACAAAAGGTCAAATCAACAGAAAACCATTTTCATAACCCACCTTTTCTTTCCCTGCTATCCAAACAGGCTGAAATATCAGAATTTGAAAACCAGCATTTATATCTAAGTGCAATTTATCATAAAATATATGTAGACCTATTGGAAAACAACCAAAATAAATTACCGCTGCAACTGAAGGTGAACATTTAGGATAATTTTGAGGCAGTGCTATCTCCATAATATGTGCCTTTCCCTTCTTGTCTCTAACATTCAGAAACCAACAAAACATAGTGCCCCATATTAAACAAATGAATGCATTGAGCAAGAGATTGAAGGAAATTAAAGCAAAAGGTATCACATGGATGCTGGAAGTATCATGTATGTATTGGCATCATGTATATATTGGATATCAATTGATGAGAAAATTTCTCTAGAACAGGAAATAAGCCCTCCCTCCCTCATGCATACACACAAAGATATGGAAAATTAAGCTTTCCTTCAAGCACAGAATAATACAGATAAATGATTATTATAATCAATAGATTGAAGGAACTGAAGCTCTTCTGTGTTCGTATATGCACACACATACTCGAGTGTGTATGTGTAGATAGATAGATGTATGTATTTCCAAAAAAACAAATGGAAAATTAAGCTTACCTTCAAGTATGCAAAATAATACagataaattatttttattataatcaATAGATAAAAGGAACTGAAGCTCCTCTTTTAACTTACAAGATGCAGAAGGTAAGAGAGGCTAGGTCTTCACTAGAGCTTACTAGATGCTCCCATCCAACTTCTTCTATCTGTATACCAAATAAATATAACCTATGAGTATTagatttattattttctttctgtGGAAAGAAGGAAGTGTGTACCCACAACACTTTTGAATGCTAAAAATTCACATCATGCTCATCTTACTGCCACAACGGGTGGCAACGGACGTTGCATGGCATTCATAATGAGGAGGAGACACCCTCAATATATAGTTTCATTCCTCTCCAACAATAGCACAATTGCGTGGGGTGCCACACTAGCTTTCTCACTAACATgcggtaggccacaccataagatcATCCTTCTCAAAATCAGGTTGGTCAACTCGCTAAGTGGATcacacctgtatgttgagtcagactatcaattgtccattgattccaatggcATGGCTCATCTGATGACTGCAATATGATCTTCAAGGTGAGGCTTTACCATTTTCATGTTATGGATGTCTAACACAAGTGGCATGCTAGCATGAAAGATGGCACAACATTAAAAGCTGTAGTCTGCTTGCCCATAGACGATCAGCTGCCCCTTACAATTTGGTCATTCAATTTAATTGGACTAATAATTGCAATTTGATtggatggtgcatccaaacatgcctaaTTGATATGGTGGGCCTTTTCATTTTAGAAATTCACAAGGTCCCCTATGTGACATAGAGAGGCAAGTTTAGTGGCAGACTTGTTAGCCCACTTAGAGCTAGGTGCATTTTTTTCTGTTGGAGATTGTGTGTGGGTGTACCGCATTTATGTGCATgtgatataaaatatattttcattattatgggTGTGCAAGTTTATGCATTAGGTGCTCCCTCAGGACaccatttctttttgttttagGGTTCTCTTAATACAATaagattggagagagagagagagagagagagagagagagagagagagaaccattaACCTCTCTTCTCTTCCTCCCAAACCTATctgttttcctcttcttttcaaTTCCACGGTATCAGCAAGTTGTGCAAGTATGACACCTATGTTGTAGCTTGAATGGGAATGTTATTGATTGTGTGTGAGGGTGTACATGTTTTCGTGTGCATGGGATGTAATGTATATTTTCCATTATTATGAGTGTGTGAATTAATGCCCTAGGTGCTCCCTCAGGAATTCTCTTAAGAAAataagattagagagagagagagagagaccttaaATCTCTCCTCTTGCTTCACTCaaacctttttcttttcctcttcctttcttcATTATCGATAGGGAATTCCATGCCCtagttttcccttttttttttttttaaaaaaaaaaaatatccattaagATTTAAGGGTTgtaaccaaggtattcaaaaacggTTACATAACGACCATAACCGTTACGTGTTACGGGGCCGAAACGGGCGTTACAGGAAAAACACCCCGTAACGGCCCCGAAACGGTCCCATAATGGTCCTGTAACAGTCTAGAAacatgttttttcaaaaaataattaaataatgaCGTAACAGTAACAGCAATGACCATTAcaaccactgttaccattattgaaCACCTTGGTTgtaaccaatgttcgaaatattggtatcgcgttacgtattgcaTCCTTGAGATATAAATATGTATCGATTATCGTacgagatatatcgtttgtatcgggtaatttatcacactttttgggaaacatacgaaaacattgggaaaatggttgattttttcaatgaaacttcaaataTTGTTAAAAAAAAcctcaatacacacttttaaatcataacatctcaaaaaagaaatgcacataataggtttcctttgtatagtgtCCTAAGATATGCGCTGCATGACTGAACTAAaacaattatattcaaattgaatgcataacatttagagtgtatatgatgatcatttcatcaaacactcataaatacttcaaaattagtctcaattgacagccagttgaaggaaaattttgaaaaaaaaaaaaagctaatttaataattttttatattaaaaaataatttttatttttcaaaaattgacaagactttacaaatcagtagatcggccctcgtacatgcttgatttcatgtttggagtgcaacattgcatgtaatttgggaattttcaaaatttccctaatttttccaaatcgaaccacctacactcaaatttcaaaattagagtgtatgtgatgatcatttaatcaaatactcctaaatactttgaaattagtctcaattgacagctggttgaaggaaaattttggaaaaaaaaatatggaGAACACGAAGAACCAATTGATATCAAAATCTTCTAACtccatgattttacatgcaaaacatgaagaaccaatgaatttataaccaattgacactgatttaacataatttcaaccaaaaaggggataaaaatatgaaaatgccCACCCAATTGAacacgtgggatat harbors:
- the LOC131218820 gene encoding uncharacterized protein LOC131218820 isoform X5; the encoded protein is MLPSSSFYRSVYSEIEEVGWEHLVSSSEDLASLTFCILDKKGKAHIMEIALPQNYPKCSPSVAADIPYVCELQWSAHSRLKDVVRQFSEHLENLQEFWSTLDDIDRALWVVDPRQSSHASSFRQICLGNDCYLLLYINPCNSRSLPDFARCRFLGPDLITDSMIKKWRRNSKRWMSDKPFPENLASVLESAIPGPPNVCKDDQQVDCGICYAYYLPVDDELGALSGSRPDYTCDNPNCSRAFHSVCLGDWLRTITTTRQSFGVLFGNCPYCSEPVVVKINSSERSMIPFGNRLCYSEAVPVNSNV
- the LOC131218820 gene encoding uncharacterized protein LOC131218820 isoform X4 — translated: MPQMILTVHLQGPTVYEAHGENLTDQRSSSSIQKIEEVGWEHLVSSSEDLASLTFCILDKKGKAHIMEIALPQNYPKCSPSVAADIPYVCELQWSAHSRLKDVVRQFSEHLENLQEFWSTLDDIDRALWVVDPRQSSHASSFRQICLGNDCYLLLYINPCNSRSLPDFARCRFLGPDLITDSMIKKWRRNSKRWMSDKPFPENLASVLESAIPGPPNVCKDDQQVDCGICYAYYLPVDDELGALSGSRPDYTCDNPNCSRAFHSVCLGDWLRTITTTRQSFGVLFGNCPYCSEPVVVKINSSERNFLKVKAIFGPT